The Astatotilapia calliptera unplaced genomic scaffold, fAstCal1.2 U_scaffold_9, whole genome shotgun sequence genomic interval tgttgatgggagccatatctttggtcaggtgataagtaatGGCctctgtaatttctttgtgcctgcgggagttcgacgggtatagggaagcgctgtataaggttcccgttattgatgtttgagTGGTTGACCGGgatggattttctcctgtcactttctcgtcttccctgacgtgctctccgttgttttttccctactaattttagcatcacacggcacagcttctgtatcacgtggtataaggctccgcccttgtcatttgttgagcaggaagagtgagcgcttgttttcatgccgattacgtcccggatcaaaatgcggtacagtcgtcgtcttttttttttcttttttttaaaatcgttgtcatttggaaatgagatcgcacaaaAGTATGAATcaagatcgcgattttctaatgATTAATCATGCAGCCCtagtatcggataaaaccttaacgatacccatccctacatacAACCACCCTTTaccttcccatatggaaaagaaatagtaaaaaattatatgatttactcatgaaagcggccactttctcattactttcatatattgttttagtaagtatccaaaacatagaagtttcattatataattttcaaggggtcttatatctgttttcactcttgtatgcttttcatacaagtttcacacaagacggatacaaactttataagatttatatatatccttTCCATGTGGGTAGTCTGGGTGGAGTAGGTGGAATCTAATGAGGTGCTTCAGGTGGTACTGCTACCATTGAATGTGAGCCGGACTTGTGGATCTATAGAAGTCCATATATACAGGGTGTAGCATCCACTGGGTAAAGGTAGTGATATGCAGGGGGGTCAGTGGCTTTTTCCCCTTTCAGGTTCTTGTGACAACTGATGACTTTCTTGTTGTAGCTGCTTCTCAGTTTCCACATTGAAGTTtcataggtattgttgtcactgaggagtttagtcatgtttatttgctctgctttttttttaatttttatcagGGATAAAATACATATactttttgtgtcccagctgagtaACAGGAGAAGAGTCTGGTGGAGCAACAGAGGAACAATTTCAGccatttggactcagctcagccactacagaggaaaaaaTGACTTCAACACAGAAGGTGAGAAAAATATCACAGTTACACTGTTATTGAAACTGCACAGCttgttggtttttaaaaacatgttaacagCAGCTTTATCTTTTCCATCCCGGGCTCCTCCATATATACACAGAATCtacattcacaaacaaaaaactcagaTGTTACAAGAAGATACAAACATAATTTTTATCGGCACACATTGAAACAACAATATCAAAAATTGAACTCAATTTTTTATGAGTAAAATATTTTCTCCACTTATCAATATTTCTTCAATATGTATTTTTCATTACGACTGTCATTGTAGCACATCATTGAAATGTGATACTATGACCAGAAGGTGGTGGAAACACACCTACAATGTGTTTGTTGACATGTTTGATTCCGCTAATAGAGGGAGTtacagtttgttccacgactgcatttcactcactgcctctgtttgtatctctgtcactgcaggaccaacatggagcgagaagtcagcgctctcaggaggccgacaaacctcacagaagaaaaggagagaaaacctacagctgtgatgagtgtgggaaggattttaccCGGGGTCGAgatttaaaaagacaccaactcatccacagtggatttaaaccttacagctgcgacttgtgtggaaagtcttttacccaggctggaagcttaaaaacacaccaactcatccacagtggatttaaaccttacagctgcgacttgtgtggaaagtcttttacccgggctggacacttaaaaacacaccaactcatccacagtggagttaaagcgtacagctgtgacttgtgtggaaagtcttttacagAGTCTggacacttaaaaacacaccaaatcatccacagtggatttaaaccttacagctgcgacttgtgtggaaagtcttttaccctggctggaagcttaaaaaaacaccaactcatccacagtggagttaaaccttacagctgcgacatctgtggaaagtcttttacccaggctggaagcttaaaaacacaccaaatcatccacagtggagttaaaccttacagctgcgacttgtgtggaaagtctttcacCCGGGCTggacacttaaaaacacaccaactcatccacagtggatttaaaccttacagctgcgacttgtgtggaaagtcttttacccgggctgtacacttaaaaacacaccaactcatccacagtggagttaaagcgtacagctgtgacttgtgtggaaagtcttttacagAGTCTggacacttaaaaacacaccaactcatccacagtggatttaaaccttacagctgcgacttgtgtggaaagtcttttaccctggctggaagcttaaaaaaacaccaactcatccacagtggagttaaaccttacagctgcgacttgtgtggaaagtcttttaccca includes:
- the LOC113018476 gene encoding zinc finger protein 98-like isoform X2 yields the protein MTSTQKDQHGARSQRSQEADKPHRRKGEKTYSCDDCDLCGKSFTLAGSLKKHQLIHSGVKPYSCDICGKSFTQAGSLKTHQIIHSGVKPYSCDLCGKSFTRAGHLKTHQLIHSGFKPYSCDLCGKSFTRAVHLKTHQLIHSGVKAYSCDLCGKSFTESGHLKTHQLIHSGFKPYSCDLCGKSFTLAGSLKKHQLIHSGVKPYSCDLCGKSFTQAGSLKTHQIIHSGFKPYGCDLCGKSFTRAGHLKTHQLIHSGFKPYSFKAHYCELCGKAFAQSRNLQNYLVTHSGIKAYSCNFCGKSFSEKHYRNIHLRIHTGNGVYCCDQCGKLFPTDAQLQQHMFSHTEERPYKCDLCEKTFKSPHQLKKHQQIHTRK
- the LOC113018476 gene encoding zinc finger protein 347-like isoform X1, with translation MTSTQKDQHGARSQRSQEADKPHRRKGEKTYSCDECGKDFTRGRDLKRHQLIHSGFKPYSCDLCGKSFTQAGSLKTHQLIHSGFKPYSCDLCGKSFTRAGHLKTHQLIHSGVKAYSCDLCGKSFTESGHLKTHQIIHSGFKPYSCDLCGKSFTLAGSLKKHQLIHSGVKPYSCDICGKSFTQAGSLKTHQIIHSGVKPYSCDLCGKSFTRAGHLKTHQLIHSGFKPYSCDLCGKSFTRAVHLKTHQLIHSGVKAYSCDLCGKSFTESGHLKTHQLIHSGFKPYSCDLCGKSFTLAGSLKKHQLIHSGVKPYSCDLCGKSFTQAGSLKTHQIIHSGFKPYGCDLCGKSFTRAGHLKTHQLIHSGFKPYSCDDCGKDFTRGRDLRRHQLVHSGVKPYSCDLCGKSFTQAGNLKRHQLVHSGFKPYSCDSCGKSFTQGRDLRRHQLVHNGVKPYSCELCGKSFTYRVGSKKTPTHPHCS